From a single Aquarana catesbeiana isolate 2022-GZ linkage group LG09, ASM4218655v1, whole genome shotgun sequence genomic region:
- the DPH7 gene encoding diphthine methyltransferase isoform X2, producing MAVTSKTQTLQVTDTEYSADAVEWCPVDDWNTILACGTYQLKKPDSDHGEEKSDDPHMRLGRLYLYNYDPHQLFSPVSELQRIETAAILDMKWCHIPLSEHPVLGIANAKGALELYKLQGSGESCQVEPVHSIDVGDDCLALSLDWSTGKRESSPIKIICSDSKGRLSLVQVEGSSPSLDIQCQWGAHGFEAWIAAFNYWNSTMVFSGGDDCLLRGWDTRSTPDHPIFTSKRHSMGVCSIQSHPLRENVLATGSYDEHVLIWDLRQMKQPVSDTHVQGGVWRLKWHPTESALLLAACMHSGFHILDTASDGSPIASSYVLHNSLAYGADWSTLSLSYSPASPEPASLQANESDATGSDGAAPNLDQPMQNLKIFYESPTDSFDVIFEDERGKYLPESDPVKDLNNKALPEKSKYGPANASLVATCSFYDHVLHVWRWRWQRTQSGE from the exons ATGGCGGTGACCAGCAAGACTCAGACATTGCAGGTCACAGACACGGAGTACAGTGCGGATGCTGTGGAATGGTGTCCTGTGGATGACTGGAACACAATCCTGGCCTGTGGCACCTATCAGCTGAAGAAGCCAGACAGTGAT CATGGCGAGGAGAAAAGCGATGATCCTCATATGCGACTGGGCCGTCTTTACCTTTATAACTATGATCCCCACCAGCTTTTCTCACCTGTATCGGAACTGCAGAGGATTGAAACAGCTGCCATATTAGACATGAAATG GTGCCACATTCCCCTCTCAGAACATCCTGTGTTGGGCATTGCTAACGCTAAGGGTGCATTAGAGCTTTATAAACTACAAGGCAGCGGG GAAAGTTGTCAGGTGGAGCCTGTGCACAGCATAGATGTCGGTGATGACTGCCTGGCATTGTCCCTtgactggtccacaggaaaaaGAGAAAG TTCTCCTATAAAGATCATCTGCAGCGACTCAAAGGGGCGCCTAAGTTTGGTGCAGGTAGAGGGATCCTCACCGTCCCTGGACATCCAGTGTCAGTGGGGAGCCCATGGCTTTGAAGCCTGGATTGCTGCTTTCAACTACTGGAATTCCACTATGGTGTTTTCAG GTGGAGATGATTGTTTATTGCGAGGATGGGATACAAGATCTACACCAGACCACCCAATCTTTACCAGCAAACG ACATTCAATGGGAGTGTGCAGCATTCAGAGTCACCCTCTTCGTGAGAATGTTCTGGCAACAGGAAG TTATGATGAGCATGTTCTCATCTGGGACCTGCGACAGATGAAGCAGCCTGTATCTGATACCCATGTTCAGGGTGGTGTCTGGAGGCTGAAGTGGCACCCAACAGAGAGCGCCCTCCTGCTGGCTGCCTGTATGCATAGCGGCTTCCACATTCTGGACACCGCATCTG ATGGCTCCCCCATTGCCTCCTCGTATGTTCTTCACAACTCCTTGGCCTATGGAGCGGATTGGTCCACACTATCGCTTTCATACTCGCCAGCCAGTCCTGAGCCAGCTTCCTTGCAAGCCAATGAGTCAGATGCCACAGGCTCAGATGGGGCTGCACCAAACCTTGACCAACCCATGCAGAATCTGAAAATCTTCTACGAGTCACCCACTGACAGCTTTGATGTGATTTTTGAGGACGAGCGTGGTAAATACTTGCCTGAAAGTGACCCTGTAAAGGACTTGAACAATAAGGCTCTGCCAGAAAAATCTAAGTACGGACCAGCAAACGCCAGCTTGGTG
- the DPH7 gene encoding diphthine methyltransferase isoform X1: MAVTSKTQTLQVTDTEYSADAVEWCPVDDWNTILACGTYQLKKPDSDHGEEKSDDPHMRLGRLYLYNYDPHQLFSPVSELQRIETAAILDMKWCHIPLSEHPVLGIANAKGALELYKLQGSGESCQVEPVHSIDVGDDCLALSLDWSTGKRESSSPIKIICSDSKGRLSLVQVEGSSPSLDIQCQWGAHGFEAWIAAFNYWNSTMVFSGGDDCLLRGWDTRSTPDHPIFTSKRHSMGVCSIQSHPLRENVLATGSYDEHVLIWDLRQMKQPVSDTHVQGGVWRLKWHPTESALLLAACMHSGFHILDTASDGSPIASSYVLHNSLAYGADWSTLSLSYSPASPEPASLQANESDATGSDGAAPNLDQPMQNLKIFYESPTDSFDVIFEDERGKYLPESDPVKDLNNKALPEKSKYGPANASLVATCSFYDHVLHVWRWRWQRTQSGE, from the exons ATGGCGGTGACCAGCAAGACTCAGACATTGCAGGTCACAGACACGGAGTACAGTGCGGATGCTGTGGAATGGTGTCCTGTGGATGACTGGAACACAATCCTGGCCTGTGGCACCTATCAGCTGAAGAAGCCAGACAGTGAT CATGGCGAGGAGAAAAGCGATGATCCTCATATGCGACTGGGCCGTCTTTACCTTTATAACTATGATCCCCACCAGCTTTTCTCACCTGTATCGGAACTGCAGAGGATTGAAACAGCTGCCATATTAGACATGAAATG GTGCCACATTCCCCTCTCAGAACATCCTGTGTTGGGCATTGCTAACGCTAAGGGTGCATTAGAGCTTTATAAACTACAAGGCAGCGGG GAAAGTTGTCAGGTGGAGCCTGTGCACAGCATAGATGTCGGTGATGACTGCCTGGCATTGTCCCTtgactggtccacaggaaaaaGAGAAAG TAGTTCTCCTATAAAGATCATCTGCAGCGACTCAAAGGGGCGCCTAAGTTTGGTGCAGGTAGAGGGATCCTCACCGTCCCTGGACATCCAGTGTCAGTGGGGAGCCCATGGCTTTGAAGCCTGGATTGCTGCTTTCAACTACTGGAATTCCACTATGGTGTTTTCAG GTGGAGATGATTGTTTATTGCGAGGATGGGATACAAGATCTACACCAGACCACCCAATCTTTACCAGCAAACG ACATTCAATGGGAGTGTGCAGCATTCAGAGTCACCCTCTTCGTGAGAATGTTCTGGCAACAGGAAG TTATGATGAGCATGTTCTCATCTGGGACCTGCGACAGATGAAGCAGCCTGTATCTGATACCCATGTTCAGGGTGGTGTCTGGAGGCTGAAGTGGCACCCAACAGAGAGCGCCCTCCTGCTGGCTGCCTGTATGCATAGCGGCTTCCACATTCTGGACACCGCATCTG ATGGCTCCCCCATTGCCTCCTCGTATGTTCTTCACAACTCCTTGGCCTATGGAGCGGATTGGTCCACACTATCGCTTTCATACTCGCCAGCCAGTCCTGAGCCAGCTTCCTTGCAAGCCAATGAGTCAGATGCCACAGGCTCAGATGGGGCTGCACCAAACCTTGACCAACCCATGCAGAATCTGAAAATCTTCTACGAGTCACCCACTGACAGCTTTGATGTGATTTTTGAGGACGAGCGTGGTAAATACTTGCCTGAAAGTGACCCTGTAAAGGACTTGAACAATAAGGCTCTGCCAGAAAAATCTAAGTACGGACCAGCAAACGCCAGCTTGGTG